From a region of the Paenibacillus sp. R14(2021) genome:
- the ftsY gene encoding signal recognition particle-docking protein FtsY — MSFFKRLKESIAQKTEAVTSIFKEGLTKTRTAFVGRIEELITRRKKIDEAFYEELEEILIGADVGVNTVMQLIDDLRAEVKIRKIENAAELQPILSEKLVGLLKGSSKEELRMADQGMTVILFVGVNGVGKTTTIGKLAHKFKNEGKSVLLAAGDTFRAGAIEQLEVWGKRVGVDVIKQESGADPAAVMYDAVHAAKQRGVDVLLCDTAGRLQNKHNLMEELNKIFRVIQREVPSAPHEVLLVLDATTGQNALSQAKLFGEKSGVTGLVLTKLDGTAKGGIVIAIRNELNLPVKLVGLGEKMDDLQEFDSEQFVHALFGGLLQQAEDETEASE; from the coding sequence ATGAGTTTCTTTAAACGATTGAAAGAAAGTATTGCCCAGAAAACCGAAGCGGTTACCTCGATTTTCAAGGAAGGCTTGACAAAGACGAGGACTGCGTTCGTCGGTCGAATCGAGGAACTGATTACCCGCCGCAAAAAAATTGACGAAGCGTTCTACGAGGAACTAGAAGAAATTTTGATCGGTGCGGACGTTGGCGTCAATACGGTCATGCAGTTAATCGATGATTTGCGCGCGGAAGTGAAGATACGCAAAATCGAGAATGCTGCGGAGCTGCAGCCAATTCTATCCGAGAAGCTAGTCGGACTGCTTAAGGGAAGCTCGAAAGAAGAGCTTCGCATGGCGGACCAAGGTATGACCGTTATTCTGTTCGTCGGCGTCAACGGAGTAGGCAAAACGACGACGATCGGTAAGCTTGCTCATAAGTTTAAGAACGAAGGCAAGAGCGTGCTGCTGGCGGCGGGCGATACGTTCCGCGCGGGAGCGATCGAGCAGCTGGAGGTTTGGGGGAAGCGCGTTGGCGTCGATGTTATCAAGCAGGAATCTGGTGCAGACCCGGCGGCGGTTATGTATGACGCCGTCCATGCGGCGAAGCAGAGAGGCGTTGACGTGCTGCTCTGCGATACGGCAGGGCGACTGCAAAACAAGCATAATCTCATGGAAGAACTGAATAAGATTTTCCGGGTCATACAGCGTGAAGTGCCGAGCGCGCCGCATGAAGTGCTTTTGGTACTTGATGCTACTACGGGGCAGAACGCGCTCAGCCAAGCGAAGCTGTTCGGCGAGAAAAGCGGCGTGACGGGTCTTGTCTTGACGAAGCTTGACGGTACTGCCAAGGGCGGGATCGTCATTGCCATCCGAAACGAACTGAATCTGCCGGTGAAGCTTGTCGGCTTAGGCGAGAAGATGGATGATCTGCAGGAATTCGATTCCGAGCAGTTCGTGCATGCGTTATTCGGCGGCTTGCTGCAGCAAGCCGAGGATGAGACTGAAGCATCCGAATAA
- a CDS encoding putative DNA-binding protein: MTVPENDALAKTNRINMLFDFYEPLLTEKQQTFLKYYFHDDYSLGEIAAEFDISRQAVYEHVKRAEAVLESYESKLNLLAKHQLAEQWLSKLDALAERVMQQDDLRSELRDIAQGLRDDAKIAT; this comes from the coding sequence ATGACAGTCCCTGAAAATGACGCCCTGGCGAAAACAAACCGGATTAATATGCTGTTTGATTTCTACGAGCCGCTGCTCACAGAGAAGCAGCAGACGTTTCTAAAATATTATTTTCATGATGATTATTCGCTCGGCGAAATTGCAGCCGAGTTTGATATTAGCAGACAGGCCGTTTATGAGCATGTGAAACGTGCGGAAGCCGTGCTTGAGAGTTACGAAAGCAAGCTTAACCTGCTCGCGAAGCATCAATTAGCGGAGCAGTGGCTTAGCAAGCTGGATGCATTGGCGGAGCGGGTCATGCAGCAGGATGATCTTCGCTCGGAACTGCGGGACATCGCGCAGGGTTTGCGCGACGATGCCAAGATCGCTACATAG
- the ffh gene encoding signal recognition particle protein, whose product MAFEGLSSRLQNVFGKLRGKGKVSEDDVNEAMREVRLALLEADVNFKVVKDFIAKVKERAVGLELTKSFTPGMVVVDIVNKELTELMGGTHSKLAKANKPPTVILMAGLQGAGKTTSSAKLAKSLLKDKHKPLLIAGDIYRPAAIKQLQVLGEQIGVPVFTLGDQTSPVEIARQGLQLAKDNGHDYVIIDTAGRLHIDEALMMELRQIHEVTKPDEVLLVVDAMTGQEAVNVAQSFHSQLELTGVVLTKLDGDTRGGAALSVKAVTGCPIKFAATGEKIEPLEPFHPERMASRILGMGDMLSLIEKAQSSIDAEKAAEMERKMRTAEFTFEDFLEQMEQVRKLGPLDQLLDMMPGMGKMKDMKNLKVDEKQIGRVEAIVKSMTKEEKRKPEILNHSRRKRIATGSGTSVAEVNRLIKQFDDMKKMMKQFSSMMGPKGPKGGLKGLKGMLPKGMKFPF is encoded by the coding sequence ATGGCATTTGAAGGATTGTCCAGCAGGCTGCAGAACGTATTCGGCAAATTGCGCGGCAAGGGTAAAGTGTCGGAGGATGATGTTAACGAAGCCATGCGCGAAGTTCGGCTGGCGCTTCTGGAAGCAGACGTTAACTTCAAGGTCGTCAAGGATTTCATCGCGAAAGTGAAGGAACGCGCTGTCGGCCTTGAACTAACGAAGAGCTTTACGCCGGGCATGGTCGTCGTCGATATCGTTAACAAAGAATTAACCGAGCTGATGGGTGGAACACATTCGAAGCTCGCTAAAGCGAACAAGCCGCCGACCGTTATTCTGATGGCTGGTTTGCAAGGGGCAGGTAAAACGACCTCGTCCGCGAAGCTGGCGAAATCGCTGCTCAAAGACAAGCACAAGCCGCTGCTTATCGCAGGCGATATTTATCGTCCAGCTGCGATCAAACAGCTGCAGGTTCTGGGTGAGCAGATCGGCGTTCCGGTCTTTACGCTCGGCGATCAAACCTCGCCGGTTGAAATCGCGCGCCAAGGCTTGCAGCTTGCCAAAGACAATGGTCATGACTATGTCATTATCGATACCGCGGGCCGCCTGCATATCGATGAAGCGCTCATGATGGAGCTTCGTCAAATTCATGAAGTAACGAAGCCGGACGAAGTGCTGCTCGTTGTCGATGCCATGACGGGTCAAGAGGCAGTAAACGTCGCACAGAGCTTCCACAGTCAGCTCGAGCTGACGGGCGTCGTGCTCACGAAGCTTGACGGAGATACGCGCGGCGGTGCCGCACTGTCCGTCAAAGCAGTTACAGGCTGTCCGATCAAGTTCGCCGCTACCGGCGAGAAGATCGAGCCGCTTGAGCCTTTCCATCCGGAACGGATGGCTTCACGTATTCTCGGCATGGGCGATATGCTGTCCTTGATCGAGAAGGCGCAGTCCAGCATTGACGCCGAGAAGGCCGCCGAGATGGAACGCAAGATGCGTACGGCTGAGTTTACGTTCGAGGACTTTCTGGAGCAGATGGAGCAGGTACGCAAGCTTGGACCGCTCGATCAGCTCCTCGACATGATGCCCGGCATGGGCAAAATGAAGGACATGAAGAACCTCAAGGTCGACGAGAAACAAATCGGGCGCGTCGAGGCAATCGTCAAATCGATGACGAAGGAAGAGAAGCGCAAGCCTGAAATCCTCAACCATAGCCGTCGTAAACGGATCGCGACAGGAAGCGGGACTTCCGTTGCGGAAGTGAACCGGCTGATCAAGCAGTTTGACGACATGAAAAAAATGATGAAGCAATTCTCATCCATGATGGGTCCGAAAGGCCCCAAAGGCGGTCTGAAAGGGCTCAAAGGCATGCTGCCGAAAGGGATGAAATTCCCGTTCTAA
- the rpsP gene encoding 30S ribosomal protein S16 — MAVRIRLKRIGAHKAPFYRVVVSDSRSPRDGRFIEEIGTYNPVAQPAQVSIDEEKALKWLQNGAQASDTVRNLLSKAGVMTKLHELKLQK; from the coding sequence ATGGCAGTACGTATTCGTTTGAAACGTATCGGTGCGCATAAAGCGCCTTTCTACCGTGTGGTGGTTTCCGATTCCCGTTCCCCGCGTGACGGCCGTTTTATTGAAGAAATCGGTACTTATAACCCGGTTGCTCAACCGGCTCAAGTAAGCATTGACGAAGAAAAAGCTCTTAAATGGCTTCAAAACGGCGCACAAGCTTCCGACACTGTACGCAACTTGCTTTCCAAAGCAGGCGTAATGACGAAGCTTCACGAGCTTAAGCTTCAAAAATAA
- a CDS encoding KH domain-containing protein has translation MKELILVIAKALVDYPEDVRVDVKEDDRGTVYLLSVNPDDVGKVIGKQGRIAKALRTVVTSAAVKSQKRVMVDIIS, from the coding sequence ATGAAAGAATTGATTCTTGTCATTGCGAAGGCTTTAGTGGATTACCCGGAGGATGTACGTGTCGACGTGAAAGAAGACGATCGCGGCACCGTTTACCTGCTGTCGGTGAATCCTGACGATGTCGGGAAAGTCATCGGCAAGCAGGGTCGGATCGCCAAAGCGCTGCGGACGGTTGTCACTTCGGCTGCCGTCAAATCGCAAAAGCGTGTCATGGTCGATATTATTTCGTAG
- the rimM gene encoding ribosome maturation factor RimM (Essential for efficient processing of 16S rRNA) codes for MDQKQWLSVGKVVNTHGIRGEVKVVSQTDFPEERFAPNSVLTLFDADNKNQLEVEIQSAREHKGMFILKLKGFENINEVEKYKGWALKVSKEDLVDLDEGEYYHHQIIGCSVVTDEGAELGVITEILVPGANDVWVVQPPKGKQVLIPVIDEVVLDVNITSKIVKVHLMEGLI; via the coding sequence ATGGATCAAAAACAATGGTTATCCGTCGGTAAAGTTGTCAATACGCACGGTATTCGAGGCGAAGTGAAAGTTGTGTCCCAAACGGATTTTCCAGAGGAACGATTTGCTCCAAATTCCGTGCTTACGCTCTTCGATGCCGACAATAAGAACCAGCTAGAGGTTGAAATTCAAAGCGCAAGAGAACATAAAGGCATGTTTATCCTCAAGCTCAAAGGCTTCGAAAACATCAATGAGGTAGAGAAGTACAAAGGGTGGGCGTTGAAAGTGTCCAAAGAAGATCTCGTTGATTTGGATGAAGGCGAATATTATCATCATCAAATCATCGGTTGTTCGGTAGTTACGGACGAGGGCGCCGAGCTTGGCGTCATCACGGAAATTCTCGTGCCTGGTGCAAACGATGTTTGGGTGGTTCAGCCGCCGAAAGGCAAGCAGGTGCTCATTCCTGTTATTGATGAAGTTGTTCTTGATGTGAACATTACGAGCAAAATTGTGAAGGTTCATTTGATGGAAGGGCTGATCTAG
- the trmD gene encoding tRNA (guanosine(37)-N1)-methyltransferase TrmD: MRIDVLTLFPEMFHGVFGASILGKARDKGIVALNAVNFRDYANNKHNTVDDYPYGGGGGMVLKPEPLFAAVEDLVPDGGVKPRVILLCPQGEPYTQKKAEALSAEEHLVFVCGHYEGYDERIREHLVTDEISLGDYVLTGGELPAMVMIDSIVRLLPGVLGNETSAVTDSFSTGLLEHPHYTRPAVFRGWEVPEVLMSGHHANVEVWRRQQSILRTLERRPDLLDSADLTKKERAWLAEQVRSKKQE; the protein is encoded by the coding sequence ATGCGTATTGACGTATTAACGCTCTTTCCAGAAATGTTTCATGGGGTGTTCGGCGCAAGCATTCTCGGCAAAGCCAGAGACAAAGGAATTGTCGCTTTGAATGCGGTTAACTTTCGCGATTATGCGAATAATAAACACAATACAGTGGACGATTATCCTTACGGCGGCGGCGGCGGAATGGTGCTGAAGCCGGAGCCGTTGTTCGCGGCTGTGGAGGATCTTGTGCCGGATGGCGGTGTTAAGCCGCGCGTTATTCTGCTCTGCCCGCAAGGAGAGCCCTATACGCAGAAGAAGGCGGAGGCCTTGTCGGCTGAAGAGCATCTTGTATTCGTATGCGGACATTACGAAGGCTATGACGAACGGATCCGCGAGCACCTTGTGACAGATGAAATATCGCTCGGGGACTATGTTCTAACCGGCGGAGAGCTGCCGGCTATGGTGATGATCGATAGCATCGTTCGCCTGCTCCCTGGCGTGCTCGGCAATGAAACCTCAGCAGTCACGGATTCATTCAGCACCGGTTTGCTGGAGCATCCTCATTATACGCGTCCCGCTGTATTCCGCGGCTGGGAAGTACCTGAAGTACTTATGTCCGGTCATCATGCCAACGTGGAAGTTTGGCGGCGTCAGCAATCGATTTTACGGACGCTGGAGCGTCGGCCAGATCTCCTGGACAGCGCGGATTTGACGAAGAAGGAACGCGCCTGGCTTGCGGAGCAAGTTCGATCCAAGAAGCAAGAATAG
- the rplS gene encoding 50S ribosomal protein L19, with translation MNLLQIIAQENLRTDLPSFRPGDTLKVHVKVIEGTRERIQLFEGVVIKRRGGGISSTFTVRKISYGVGVERTFPLNSPKIEKIEVARRGKVRRAKLYYLRELRGKAARIKEIR, from the coding sequence ATGAATCTGTTACAAATCATTGCTCAAGAAAATCTTCGTACTGACCTTCCTAGCTTCCGTCCAGGAGACACGCTTAAGGTGCACGTAAAAGTTATCGAGGGAACTCGCGAACGTATTCAGTTGTTCGAAGGCGTTGTTATCAAACGTCGCGGCGGCGGAATTAGTTCTACTTTTACAGTACGTAAAATCTCGTACGGCGTTGGCGTGGAAAGAACATTCCCGCTGAACTCCCCGAAAATCGAGAAGATCGAAGTTGCGCGCCGCGGTAAAGTCCGTCGTGCGAAACTGTACTATCTTCGCGAACTTCGCGGTAAAGCTGCGAGAATTAAAGAAATTCGCTAA
- the lepB gene encoding signal peptidase I produces the protein MDQQHRNDEHKPEQDEASQAEHTARDGNDTPESTNQRPPSGKAQKEIIEWVKALAIAALLVLVIRYFLFAPFIVDGPSMEPNFYTGERLIVNKVIYDIRQPHRGEVIVFHVPDEGRDFIKRVIGVPGDKVKYEGDNLYINGKLVDEPYLKASIEAARANGEIFNNEGEDRNFPNANFDTDVVPEGTVLAFGDNRRNSKDSRMIGFVSDKEIVGRADIIFWPMSKMAFVKHG, from the coding sequence ATGGATCAACAGCACCGCAACGACGAGCATAAGCCAGAGCAGGATGAAGCATCTCAAGCCGAACATACCGCCCGCGACGGAAATGACACCCCTGAAAGCACGAATCAACGTCCGCCTAGTGGAAAAGCACAGAAAGAAATTATAGAATGGGTTAAAGCGCTCGCGATTGCTGCGCTGCTCGTATTGGTCATCCGCTATTTCCTGTTTGCTCCGTTTATCGTAGACGGACCCTCGATGGAACCCAATTTCTATACGGGCGAGCGATTGATTGTCAATAAAGTGATCTATGATATTCGCCAGCCGCACCGCGGAGAAGTCATTGTGTTCCACGTACCTGACGAAGGCAGAGATTTCATTAAACGCGTCATCGGCGTTCCGGGCGACAAGGTTAAGTATGAAGGCGATAACTTGTACATCAACGGCAAGCTTGTGGATGAGCCTTACTTGAAAGCTTCGATTGAAGCGGCTAGAGCGAACGGCGAAATCTTCAACAACGAGGGCGAAGACCGCAATTTCCCCAATGCTAATTTTGATACGGACGTTGTGCCGGAAGGAACGGTACTGGCGTTCGGCGACAATCGGAGAAACAGCAAAGACAGCCGGATGATCGGATTTGTCTCGGATAAAGAAATTGTAGGACGCGCGGATATTATTTTCTGGCCAATGAGCAAGATGGCCTTCGTGAAACACGGATGA
- the ylqF gene encoding ribosome biogenesis GTPase YlqF yields the protein MTIQWFPGHMTRARREIQEKLKLIDIAIELLDARVPLSSRNPMVEEILHGKPRLILLNKADLADARTTDKWMANFAEQGYASLSIDASTGTRVNEIPIKVRALLHEKISRQVAKGMTPRPVRGLIVGIPNVGKSTLINRLAGRNIAATGDRPGVTKGQQWIKVGTEMELLDTPGILWPKFEDQLVGFKLAMTGAIREQVLNIEDVAYFAVKELAQYYWDALAERFGLTEPPSDLENNLEIVRVMEDIGRKRGCLISGGRVDLEKASGIILRELRAGNLGRISLESPEFLV from the coding sequence ATGACGATTCAGTGGTTTCCCGGTCATATGACAAGAGCGAGAAGGGAAATTCAAGAGAAGCTTAAATTGATCGATATTGCAATCGAGCTGCTTGATGCCCGCGTACCGCTTTCGAGCCGGAACCCGATGGTAGAAGAGATTCTGCATGGCAAGCCACGGCTTATTCTGCTGAATAAAGCGGATTTGGCGGATGCGCGAACGACGGACAAATGGATGGCTAATTTCGCCGAACAGGGTTATGCAAGCCTGTCCATTGATGCGTCGACGGGAACGCGGGTAAATGAAATTCCGATTAAGGTTCGAGCGCTGCTGCATGAGAAAATCTCCCGACAGGTGGCAAAAGGAATGACTCCCCGCCCGGTGCGCGGTCTGATCGTGGGGATTCCGAATGTCGGCAAATCCACGTTGATCAACCGGCTCGCCGGACGCAATATAGCGGCGACTGGAGACCGTCCGGGCGTAACGAAGGGCCAGCAGTGGATTAAAGTCGGCACAGAGATGGAGCTGCTGGATACGCCTGGTATTTTATGGCCCAAATTCGAGGATCAGCTCGTTGGCTTCAAGTTGGCGATGACGGGAGCTATTCGCGAGCAGGTGCTCAACATCGAGGATGTTGCGTATTTTGCCGTGAAGGAATTGGCGCAGTACTACTGGGATGCTTTGGCGGAACGCTTCGGTTTAACGGAACCGCCGAGTGATCTGGAAAACAACCTCGAGATCGTTCGCGTCATGGAAGACATCGGACGGAAAAGAGGTTGCTTGATCAGCGGCGGCCGCGTGGATTTGGAGAAAGCTTCAGGCATCATTCTTAGAGAACTTCGTGCGGGCAACTTGGGACGTATTTCTCTGGAATCGCCGGAATTTTTGGTTTGA
- a CDS encoding ribonuclease HII, which produces MLEFEKPLWEQGYRFIAGIDEVGRGCLFGDVVAAAVIMPEGLVLEGIDDSKKLTEKKREALYWEIIEHAEAWSVASVDAATVDEINIKQAARLAMKQAVETLGMQADYLLVDAEKVDIELPQQAIIKGDARSQSIAAASILAKVTRDRLCSDEWDKLYPAYGIAIHKGYATKHHREKLLAFGPSPMHRRSFLGKLFAEQQVLF; this is translated from the coding sequence GTGTTGGAGTTTGAGAAACCGCTGTGGGAGCAGGGGTACCGCTTTATTGCCGGCATTGATGAGGTAGGCCGGGGCTGCTTGTTTGGCGATGTCGTGGCGGCAGCTGTTATTATGCCTGAAGGGTTGGTGCTGGAAGGCATCGACGATTCCAAGAAGCTGACGGAGAAGAAACGCGAAGCGCTGTACTGGGAAATCATCGAGCATGCGGAGGCTTGGTCTGTTGCGAGCGTCGATGCTGCTACGGTGGACGAAATCAACATTAAACAGGCTGCGAGACTGGCTATGAAGCAAGCGGTAGAGACGCTGGGCATGCAAGCCGATTATTTGCTCGTGGACGCGGAGAAAGTAGATATTGAATTGCCCCAGCAAGCCATCATTAAAGGGGATGCTCGGAGCCAGTCTATTGCGGCAGCCTCCATTCTTGCCAAAGTGACGCGCGACCGGCTCTGCAGCGATGAATGGGATAAGCTCTATCCTGCGTATGGCATCGCAATACATAAAGGCTATGCAACGAAGCACCACCGGGAGAAGCTGCTGGCCTTCGGTCCAAGTCCGATGCATCGAAGAAGCTTCTTGGGCAAGCTGTTTGCCGAGCAGCAAGTGTTGTTCTAG
- a CDS encoding flagellar hook-length control protein FliK, translated as MSMSIGQLVKGLLGDAQAGDSKALELKVGQTVRGVMLKATGDGEAIIQINGTPVQAKLETPLQPGQATLLQVQPQSQDGALVLKQVDPQTAAMPEASVKEWVKAMGLPDTKWAGDLVRDLRGDGVPLTRELASQLKQALAVMPKGGDVQSWMGAAALAVKRGLPMTGATIGALQQVLSGAQAHALLEALERGLAAWSGTSAGGDAAGGSAQPPSAAQAAAAKLQALLAAGAALMREAQPGGAKPAGGDAAAQPGAAAGSAAQGEGGAAGAKPQAAGMPAAAVVDQKASGPSAQTMAAAKEANTGSLAQQTVNDSERVKSLQQTVGKASSPSKDLMGGGNLLSSTSTTSLLLDGKAAPSALLGMQSKLESSLTKEAELQTIIANKLIAAKSTAALGNTLASPPSNNSVQSQPQPIPSAESAALSAKAAALQASAQPATANNWVSQMMKWLGVDHERLLAAASASVYDKQETAALQNKQQDSQAAAADTKSAAVEGNKTNAAMVKEQPVVLSGQERTAGQAVGDRVQLQANQLIAVFQGGAAGDEGTKHPTAESLKSALLTIAAGSDVPPSLRDTAQQLVSHITGQQLLLSPEKTSSLFSHVTMFIPMKGPDGSQTASVHIQTRRGSKGELDADNCRLLFDLRMRTLGDTVVDVQVVNKIVNLNLWNDHPAAAGLVESSRSELTEALASAGYQLLTLRSTAMPERLAERINGSETTAVKAQEWSSKPYKGVDFRV; from the coding sequence ATGTCGATGTCGATCGGACAACTCGTCAAAGGGCTGCTGGGCGATGCGCAGGCGGGAGACAGTAAAGCGCTGGAGCTTAAAGTGGGTCAAACCGTGCGCGGCGTCATGCTTAAGGCAACGGGTGATGGAGAAGCGATCATTCAAATAAACGGAACGCCGGTACAAGCTAAGCTGGAAACCCCATTGCAGCCTGGTCAGGCGACTCTACTGCAGGTACAGCCGCAATCGCAGGACGGCGCGCTGGTATTAAAGCAGGTTGATCCGCAGACTGCGGCAATGCCGGAGGCCAGCGTGAAAGAATGGGTGAAAGCGATGGGACTGCCCGATACGAAGTGGGCGGGGGATCTGGTCCGCGATCTACGCGGAGATGGCGTTCCATTGACTCGAGAGCTTGCGAGTCAATTGAAGCAGGCGCTCGCCGTCATGCCCAAAGGCGGCGATGTGCAGTCATGGATGGGGGCGGCTGCGCTTGCCGTGAAGCGCGGCCTGCCGATGACGGGCGCGACGATCGGCGCGCTGCAGCAGGTTCTCTCCGGCGCGCAGGCGCATGCCCTGCTGGAGGCGCTGGAGCGGGGGCTTGCCGCTTGGAGCGGCACGTCCGCCGGCGGTGATGCGGCGGGCGGGTCCGCGCAGCCGCCGAGCGCGGCGCAAGCGGCCGCAGCGAAGCTGCAGGCGCTGCTGGCTGCAGGCGCAGCGCTGATGCGCGAAGCGCAGCCGGGCGGTGCGAAGCCGGCCGGAGGCGATGCAGCGGCGCAGCCGGGAGCTGCGGCGGGCTCTGCCGCACAGGGCGAAGGCGGCGCAGCCGGCGCGAAGCCGCAGGCTGCCGGCATGCCGGCAGCTGCTGTTGTAGATCAAAAGGCTAGCGGTCCATCGGCGCAGACAATGGCAGCAGCAAAAGAAGCGAACACGGGCAGTTTGGCTCAGCAAACTGTTAACGATAGTGAGCGAGTCAAGTCCTTGCAACAGACGGTTGGCAAAGCCTCCTCCCCATCCAAGGATTTGATGGGCGGGGGTAATTTGTTGTCATCTACTTCAACAACCTCGCTTCTTCTAGATGGAAAGGCAGCGCCAAGTGCCTTACTCGGAATGCAGAGCAAGCTCGAGTCCTCATTAACGAAAGAAGCTGAACTACAAACGATCATCGCCAATAAGCTAATAGCAGCCAAGAGTACAGCTGCACTTGGAAACACCTTGGCGTCACCACCGAGCAATAACTCAGTCCAGAGTCAGCCGCAACCCATACCGAGTGCTGAATCAGCTGCATTATCGGCGAAAGCAGCAGCATTGCAAGCTTCTGCCCAACCGGCGACTGCAAACAATTGGGTCAGCCAGATGATGAAATGGCTGGGCGTCGATCATGAGCGTCTGTTGGCGGCTGCTTCAGCAAGCGTCTACGATAAACAAGAGACGGCAGCCCTTCAAAATAAGCAGCAAGATAGCCAAGCAGCCGCAGCCGATACAAAATCTGCAGCGGTTGAAGGCAATAAAACGAACGCTGCAATGGTCAAAGAACAGCCGGTTGTGCTGTCTGGTCAAGAACGGACTGCCGGACAAGCAGTCGGTGATCGCGTCCAGCTGCAAGCAAATCAGTTGATAGCAGTGTTTCAGGGCGGCGCGGCAGGCGACGAGGGAACCAAGCATCCGACAGCGGAATCATTGAAGAGTGCACTGCTGACGATCGCCGCAGGCAGCGATGTTCCTCCTTCTCTTCGTGATACGGCCCAGCAGCTCGTGTCCCATATTACCGGACAGCAGCTTCTTCTCTCGCCGGAGAAGACCAGCTCGCTATTCTCACATGTGACGATGTTTATTCCCATGAAAGGACCGGACGGCAGCCAGACCGCATCCGTTCATATTCAAACGAGACGCGGCAGCAAGGGCGAATTAGATGCGGATAATTGCCGGTTGTTGTTCGATCTGCGAATGCGAACGTTAGGAGATACAGTGGTTGATGTACAGGTTGTCAATAAAATCGTGAATTTGAACCTCTGGAATGATCATCCTGCTGCCGCGGGGCTTGTAGAGTCCTCAAGGAGTGAACTGACAGAGGCTCTTGCGAGTGCGGGCTATCAACTGCTTACGCTACGATCTACAGCGATGCCGGAACGTCTGGCAGAACGGATAAACGGATCCGAAACAACTGCAGTCAAGGCGCAGGAATGGTCGAGCAAGCCGTATAAAGGAGTGGACTTCCGAGTATGA
- a CDS encoding EscU/YscU/HrcU family type III secretion system export apparatus switch protein, whose protein sequence is MSSLKKKGIPEKEESYQPSKKAVALKYEPGVGSAPIVVAKGKGKLADAILEKAAENGVPIQQDSSLVEVLSKLDLDQEIPPELYTLVAEILSFVYRSDQRAGGQSQ, encoded by the coding sequence ATGAGTTCATTGAAGAAGAAGGGGATTCCGGAGAAGGAAGAATCCTATCAGCCATCCAAGAAAGCTGTGGCACTGAAGTACGAGCCCGGCGTTGGGAGCGCTCCGATCGTAGTTGCCAAAGGTAAAGGAAAGCTTGCCGACGCTATCTTGGAGAAAGCGGCGGAGAACGGCGTTCCGATCCAGCAGGATTCCTCGCTGGTCGAGGTGCTGTCAAAGCTCGACTTGGATCAGGAGATTCCACCCGAATTATATACGCTGGTGGCTGAAATCCTGTCGTTCGTGTATCGATCCGACCAGCGTGCAGGAGGCCAGAGCCAGTGA
- a CDS encoding YraN family protein yields the protein MNKPSRLGNARQSIGRFGEHAAEQYLIEQGYSILGRNWRCRSGELDIIAKQEKTLVIVEVRTRRANSKFGTALESVDVRKQLQVRSTTEVFLSMNKLHGMQMRFDVIAITASVFPSEQQSYTITELKHIQAAF from the coding sequence GTGAATAAACCGAGTCGTTTGGGTAACGCCAGACAATCCATCGGCAGATTTGGCGAGCACGCAGCCGAGCAATACTTGATTGAACAGGGATATTCGATTCTTGGACGGAATTGGCGCTGTCGTTCCGGGGAGCTGGATATCATAGCCAAGCAGGAGAAAACGCTGGTTATCGTTGAAGTACGGACGCGAAGAGCAAACAGTAAATTCGGCACAGCATTAGAATCGGTCGACGTTAGAAAACAGCTGCAAGTACGCTCGACGACGGAAGTGTTTTTATCTATGAACAAACTGCATGGCATGCAAATGCGGTTCGATGTTATCGCAATTACGGCTTCGGTGTTCCCGAGTGAGCAGCAAAGCTATACCATTACGGAGCTGAAGCACATTCAAGCTGCATTTTAA